In Theileria parva strain Muguga chromosome 4 map unlocalized ctg_529, whole genome shotgun sequence, one DNA window encodes the following:
- the PAC1 gene encoding Proteasome subunit alpha type-4-A, translating to MSRRYDSRTTTFSPEGRLYQVEYALEAINNASLTVGVLCSSGVVLVADKPISSKLLDPGKINEKLYKLDSHIFCAVAGLTADANVLINMCKLYAQRHRYSYGEPQSIEQHIIQICDLKQSYTQFGGLRPFGVSFLFGGWDENLGFQLYHTDPSGNYSGWKATAIGMNSQSAQSILKQEWKEDLTLEQAVRLAIRVLTKAMDSSTPQADKIEVGVLSKGETGEFEPFVEMLNNDKVDTLLKSIAQEDVKPNQPNN from the exons atgtcCAGACGGTACGATTCTCGTACTACGACCTTCTCTCCCGAAGGGCGTTTATATCAAGTTGAATATGCTCTTGAAGCTATAAATAATGCCAGTCTTACCGTTGGCGTTTTATGCAGTTCTGGCGTTGTCCTGGTAGCTGATAAACCTATCAGCTCTAAACTACTTGACCCTGGGAAAATCAATGAGAAGCTGTACAAACTTGACTCGCACATATTCTGCGCGGTCGCAGGACTCACCGCAGACGCCAACGTACTCATCAACATGTGCAAATTATACGCACAAAGACATCGATACTCATACGGTGAACCACAATCCATCGAACAACACATCATACAAATCTGCGATCTCAAACAA AGTTACACGCAATTTGGAGGGTTAAGGCCGTTTGGTGTGAGTTTTTTGTTTGGGGGCTGGGATGAGAATTTGGGGTTCCAACTCTACCACACCGACCCATCCGGGAATTACTCTGGCTGGAAAGCAACCGCTATCGGAATGAACAGCCAATCCGCACAATCCATTCTCAAACAA GAGTGGAAAGAGGATTTAACGTTGGAGCAGGCGGTGAGATTGGCGATACGAGTGTTGACGAAGGCGATGGATTCTTCAACGCCGCAGGCGGATAAAATCGAAGTTGGCGTCCTGTCCAAGGGCGAGACTGGCGAATTTGAGCCCTTTGTTGAAATGCTAAACAACGACAAAGTCGACACACTACTCAAGTCCATCGCTCAAGAAGATGTTAAACCTAACCAACCCAATAACTAA
- the psmA7 gene encoding Proteasome subunit alpha type-7-B, which produces MSYDRAITIFSPDGHLMQVEYAMEAVKRGGCVVGVKSNDAVVIAAERKSTTKLQDPRCNKKILQLDENLALAFAGLNADARVLANKTRLECQRYKLNMDEAASVGYIAKYIARLQQKYTHKGGVRLFGVSLLIVGFDYNGKPALFQTEPSGIYSSWKAQSIGKNSKHVQEYLEKNYKDDLSSDEAVMLAVKALFEVVEVSAKSLELAVLVPGGMKILEESALEKIVEKLNAEKMESAQI; this is translated from the exons ATGAGTTATGATAGAGCGATAACGATTTTTAGCCCTGACGGGCATTTGATGCAGGTGGAGTATGCGATGGAGGCTGTAAAAAGGGGCGGGTGTGTCGTGGGCGTTAAATCCAACGACGCCGTAGTCATCGCCGCTGAAAGGAAAAGCACAACCAAACTTCAAGATCCCAG GTGTAATAAGAAGATATTACAATTGGATGAGAATTTAGCCTTGGCTTTCGCCGGTCTTAACGCTGACGCCAGAGTATTAGCCAACAAG ACGAGATTGGAGTGTCAGAGGTATAAGCTTAATATGGACGAAGCCGCCAGTGTCGGATACATCGCCAAATACATCGCAAGATTACAACAA AAATACACGCATAAGGGCGGTGTTCGTTTGTTTGGGGTTTCGTTGTTAATTGTTGGATTTGATTATAACGGGAAACCGGCGCTCTTCCAAACTGAACCCTCCGGAATCTACTCATCCTGGAAAGCACAGTCCATAGGCAAAAACTCCAAA CATGTGCAAGAGTATTTGGAGAAGAATTACAAGGATGATTTGAGTAGTGACGAGGCAGTGATGTTGGCGGTTAAGGCGTTGTTTGAGGTGGTGGAGGTGTCGGCAAAGAGTCTGGAATTGGCGGTTTTAGTGCCAGGAGGCATGAAAATCCTGGAGGAGTCCGCGCTCGAAAAAATCGTAGAAAAGTTAAACGCCGAGAAAATGGAATCAGCCCAAATTTAA
- the RING1A gene encoding RING finger protein 5, which translates to MEIVSKIPVPDLIKLESSLCFGLTPFEVLRRPRTIDFESFEHFETTLNNSGLREELTCAICSGIISKCVVIKTCLHRFCSNCIEKCVRVGTRGCPKCRKHVPSRRFFRTDPIYDSLISRIITNVEVFEELSDTFTMAINKGMKNDPTINTIRSKYLNENPTIRIDHLKQVGELHEGDFSLESKFDNKVYVREVKEKRREVLKLMPKSPHYTKLPFKIISDDTLPQIIPNLMRCDGSVTIYQLYFYVKSALKLSRNSKMCIYLKDHDFIPSLNVTLALLRNITYTMSHEILNIYYGSCHLKL; encoded by the exons ATGGAAATTGTTAGTAAAATTCCAGTCCCTGACTTAATTAAGTTAGAGTCCTCGCTATGCTTCGGACTAACGCCGTTTGAGGTGCTTAGAAGGCCCAGAACTATTGATTTTGAGAGTTTTGAGCACTTTGAAACGACTTTAAATAACTCTGGGCTTCGAGAGGAGCTCACCTGCGCAATTTGCTCCGGGATCATCTCGAAATGCGTCGTCATCAAAACTTGCCTTCACAGATTCTGCTCAAATTGTATAGAAAAATGCGTCCGAGTCGG CACGAGAGGATGCCCGAAATGTAGGAAACACGTGCCATCTCGAAGATTCTTCAGGACCGATCCCATCTACGACTCACTAATCTCAAGAATCATCACCAACGTCGAG GTGTTTGAGGAGTTGAGTGATACCTTTACAATGGCTATAAATAAAG GGATGAAAAATGATCCCACAATTAATACAATTCGGTCAAAATACCTCAACGAGAATCCCACCATTCGCATCGATCACCTCAAACAAG TTGGAGAATTGCATGAGGGAGATTTTTCGTTGGAGAGTAAGTTTGATAATAAGGTTTACGTGCGGGAGGTAAAAGAGAAACGCCGTgaagtgttaaaattaatgcCCAAATCGCCACATTATACCAAATTACCCTTCAAAATCATCTCCGATGATACACTACCGCAAATCATACCAAACCTC ATGAGATGTGACGGTAGTGTAACGATATATCAATTATACTTTTACGTTAAATCGGCGTTGAAGCTGAGTCGGAATtcaaaaatgtgtatatacTTGAAG GACCACGATTTCATACCCTCACTCAATGTCACACTGGCACTCTTAAGAAATATC aCGTATACGATGTCGCATGAGatacttaatatatattacgGATCATGTCACTTGAAATTATAA
- the spb1 gene encoding Spb1 domain protein, whose amino-acid sequence MKTKTKTGKNRLDKYYHLAKEHGYRSRSAFKIIQLAKKFNIFQNCNVLVDLCAAPGGWLQVASNQLPVSSTIIGVDLVPIKPIKGVITFQADIRTPKCHSLITNQLNGLSVDVVLHDGSPNMGCNWNLDAFNQNVLVLTAAKLACSLLRKGGIFVTKVFRSSDYNSLVWMLGNCFERVKVTKPQSSRNVSAEIFAVCIGFKSLKLIDPRLFNADFVFQSSNTPLSIEDDKSAKTKNQAPKTLNQLLKEQKKTNREGYDGAIYSEISVIDFLKSKEPATILVTHNKLLFTTTHNCINSNHNSVNSSINSTTGTIGDDDVLSMVEESPLTTEEIKLLCSDLKVAGKSDLQSLLKWRFKLINSIPSLNRKSSEQSESLKPEDESVAETKSTSNKSTSDKSTSNKSTSSKSTSNESVEIDPEAVDSSVLSLDKKLKSKIIQEKRRLERKQRKMLKKLKPGTSSTFVGPDPDLFSLESLNLESLTELSQSHSNVESPAHSDRGSDLQSDLQSDVQSDIGSDVQSDIGSDVQSDIGSDVQSDIGSDAQSDTEPSDEPSDELDDLEDEMSRLMKMEVDLEVRHSLDKLNAQENPKHVKLSKKQKHKLEQSNELKQFINKLQYEAEVTHTNEQFTDSTQSDEESDADFDNSEPLDGDFDNSEALDDLVTKRWFDNDIFTLQTNNQGKYGKPPKQDRVENSDKPKLSNPSEERLKLSNPSEENVEMRVVPAISNSEREELLGDPEKLAEFQALGSLMINKKTRMALIDGAYNKRTFTDEDLPSWFVEDENKHNKPQYPVTKELVKKYKQKLLELKNRPIKKVLEAKHRKAQRAKKRLRSILPKIEAISNDRESTENPKKLLRGLKKIQSTRRQKVYVISRRANVGKLSKQSKSGKSSGKGARKVLKHVDRRMKQDNRRAKIKPKRKSRKIRPH is encoded by the exons TGCATTTAAAATCATACAATTGGCAAAAAAGTTCAATATCTTCCAAAATTGCAA tgTTTTGGTTGATTTATGTGCCGCTCCAGGTGGTTGGCTCCAAGTAGCGTCAAATCAGTTACCAGTTTCTAGCACTATCATAGGCGTTGATCTAGTGCCAATCAAACCAATTAAAGGCGTTATCACATTCCAAGCTGATATCAGGACTCCCAAATGCCACTCACTCATCACCAACCAACTCAAC GGTTTGAGTGTGGATGTGGTATTGCATGATGGATCACCGAACATGGGTTGTAACTGGAATTTGGATGCGTTTAATCAGAACGTTTTGGTGTTAACAGCGGCCAAGTTGGCCTGTAGTTTACTTAGGAAGGGTGGAATCTTCGTGACTAAGGTTTTCAGATCCTCAGACTACAACTCGTTGGTCTGGATGTTGGGAAACTGTTTTGAAAGAGTAAAAGTGACAAAGCCTCAGAGTAGCAGAAACGTATCAGCGGAGATTTTCGCAGTTTGTATCGGATTTAAATCACTTAAACTCATTGACCCACGGCTTTTTAACGCGGATTTTGTATTCCAAAGCTCTAACACGCCGCTGAGTATTGAAGATGATAAAAGCGCTAAAACTAAGAATCAAGCACCTAAAACACTAAATCAACTCCTCAAGGAGCAGAAGAAAACGAACCGTGAAGGCTACGATGGCGCAATTTACTCTGAAATTAGCGTCATCGACTTTCTCAAATCCAAAGAACCCGCAACCATTCTCGTCACACACAATAAACTTCTCTTCACCACTACTCACAATTGTATTAACAGTAATCACaatagtgttaacagtAGTATTAACAGTACTACGGGTACTATTGGAGATGATGATGTGTTATCTATGGTGGAGGAGAGTCCGTTGACGACTGAGGAGATTAAGTTACTTTGCTCAGACCTTAAAGTCGCTGGGAAATCTGACCTCCAATCACTGCTCAAATGGAGATTTAAACTTATCAACTCAATCCCGTCACTAAACAGGAAATCAAGTGAACAATCAGAATCCCTGAAACCCGAGGATGAGTCAGTAGCAGAGACAAAATCTACAAGTAATAAATCTACGAGTGATAAATCTACAAGTAATAAATCTACCAGTAGTAAATCTACGAGTAATGAATCAGTGGAGATTGACCCTGAAGCCGTTGATTCCTCAGTGCTTTCATTGGATAAAAAGTtaaagagtaaaataattcaagAGAAGAGACGTCTGGAGCGGAAACAGAGAAAAATGCTAAAGAAGTTAAAGCCCGGCACTAGCTCAACATTCGTAGGACCAGATCCTGACTTATTCAGCCTTgaatcattaaatttagaatCTCTCACTGAATTATCCCAGTCACACTCAAATGTTGAATCTCCCGCACACAGTGACCGGGGATCGGATCTACAGAGTGATCTTCAATCGGATGTACAGAGTGACATAGGATCGGATGTACAGAGTGACATAGGATCGGATGTACAGAGTGACATAGGATCGGATGTACAGAGTGACATAGGATCGGATGCACAGAGTGACACTGAACCGTCAGATGAACCATCAGATGAATTGGATGATTTGGAAGATGAGATGAGTAGATTGATGAAAATGGAAGTTGATTTGGAGGTGAGGCATTCACTTGACAAGTTGAATGCTCAGGAGAACCCGAAACACGTAAAACTATCAAAGAAGcaaaaacataaattagAACAATCAAATGAACTAAAACAGttcattaataaattacaataCGAAGCTGAAGTTACGCATACTAATGAACAATTTACAGATTCCACACAGTCCGATGAGGAATCTGATGCAGATTTCGACAACTCTGAACCTTTAGATGGAGATTTCGACAACTCTGAAGCTTTAGATGATTTAGTCACAAAACGATGGTTTGATAATGATATTTTCACTCTCCAAACAAACAATCAGGGAAAATACGGGAAACCACCCAAACAGGACCGAGTTGAAAATTCTGACAAACCAAAACTATCCAATCCGTCTGAGGAGAGACTAAAACTATCCAATCCGTCTGAGGAGAATGTGGAGATGAGAGTAGTGCCTGCGATATCAAATTCTGAGCGGGAGGAGCTACTGGGTGATCCGGAGAAGTTAGCAGAGTTCCAGGCGTTGGGTTCACTGATGATAAATAAGAAGACGAGGATGGCGCTGATTGACGGCGCGTATAATAAAAGAACGTTTACTGACGAGGATTTGCCAAGTTGGTTTGTGGAGGATGAAAATAAGCACAATAAGCCTCAGTACCCAGTGACAAAGGAGCTGGTGAAAAAATACAAACAGAAGCTTTTAGAGCTGAAAAATCGGCCCATAAAGAAGGTTCTGGAAGCGAAACATAGAAAAGCTCAAAGGGCCAAGAAGCGACTCAGGAGCATTTTACCTAAAATTGAAGCCATCTCAAATGACCGCGAGAGCACTGAGAATCCTAAAAAACTACTCAGGGGACTTAAGAAAATACAATCCACAAGGCGTCAAAAGGTCTATGTCATTTCCAGAAGAGCAAATGTCGGTAAACTCAGTAAACAGAGCAAATCCGGCAAATCCTCAGGCAAAGGCGCCAGGAAGGTTTTAAAACACGTTGATCGCAGAATGAAACAAGATAACAGAAGAGCCAAAATCAAACCCAAACGCAAATCCAGAAAAATACGCCCTCACTAA